The Helianthus annuus cultivar XRQ/B chromosome 15, HanXRQr2.0-SUNRISE, whole genome shotgun sequence genomic sequence CTCCGACCACAACATGTTCACTTCACACTTCTAACAACCAATCTTAGAAAGTTACCAAATCTATTTATTTTCTTATTCTTGACAAACTTTGATGAAAGATGACTAATACTAACCAGTCACCACCACCATTGCCTTCATGTTCAACATGACAAAATAGTCATTGTCACCCACTCACACTACAACAACTTTTGAGGAACCAAAGTCGAATTAGAATCCGGTTCGGTTTTTGGTTTCgagtgaaaaaaaaaatacataataaccattatttgttattgAATTGAGTTCAGATAAATAAAAATGTGTTACCAATGTAAGTGGAGGCTAAGTGGCTAAACTTAAAACCCATTATTTGTTATTCAGTTTGAGCCGAATTCATGTTTTTTTGAATCGGCCGAATATGTAATTAGCTAAGTTTTAAGCCGCTTTTGTTTGGTTTAGTTTCAGGTTTAATCGGTGTGAAACCGATTATTGAACACTAAAATGAAACCCTTAACAGGTTTAATCTAGATAAAGCTATAACTTAAAGAATACATGTAACAATCATTTTGGATTTTTCCCTCTTAAAATTACCTGGTACACACTCAGGCTTTCTAGGTTTTCACTTAGGCTGGAGGGTTTGGTTGGAGCCCCCTAGGGGCTTTATTGTGACACGTATGCGGCACATCAACGAGGGGGCTCTATTTTCTATTCTCAATAGCTAGCATGGTAtgaggccatggggtatggggcttgggttggggcgtggcccttggggcttgggtttcaagccgggcgtggggcgggggagcaaGCTGACATGGTGGGTTGTGAATGGCCCATTCAAACTAGCCGTTGGGggctaatttaaaaaaaaattcctttataaatacttaccacatttaacatttttctcacacaatatcaaacacataaaacacaatcttgccatgagttcttcaagttatagtgaatcgtcatcatcatctgacgatggtgcggaaatatttctacaaacgatcgcggcggtggtgaaagctatcgtggaagacgaagacgatgaggaagagactcaacaacctaaatggaggagaaggtacatcgctcgtgaacggcacaccgctaacgatttgttggtaaACGATTACTTCTCAAcggaacctaagtatgatgaaaaaatgtttaggcgtcgttttcttATGAGTAGAAACTTGTTTTTAAggatatctagagatcttgaggagaaatatgtttatttccaacaaaacccgatgtaaccgggcaattaggatttagcacgtggcaaaaggtcacggccgcacttaggcagttagcgtacgacaatagttcggacattatggacGACTATTTAAAAACgtctgcacgtgtagctagagaaactcttcacaacttttgttcgtgtattctaAAACTTTATAGGAAAATatatttgagaaagccctccttcagtgacatgcaacaaatattggaacatcacgcagattatcatgggctacccgggatgctaggtagtttagattgtatgaaatggccttgggaactttgtcctacccaATGGTAAGACGCTCACACTAGTGGATTTCATGGGgtgccagccatcatgcttgaagcggttgcgtcccaagatctttggatatggcatgcgttcttcggtatgccaggttcacataatgatattaccatcataaaccactcgcctcttttcaatgattgggtaaatggtataggacccaaaggaactttctttgtaaacagggttgagtacgtgtacgggtactacctagttgataggatttacccagagtggggggttttcgtaaaatcgttcacaagacacggtaccgcagatccaaagagattaaagtttaacagggtcaAGATGGCTTcacgtaaagacgtcgagcgagcattcagtgttttgaagaaaatgtggcgaatattggcaatgccttgtcgactatggAACACggatcagattggaaacgtgatgtacacatgtatcattcttcacaacatgattttggaggatgaaggtagagcggtcgCAACCtactatgatgatgatgacccccacccaggtaacgtaacagacgaagataaagcggcaaatgaatttttaataaagtcaatggatatacatcacaaccttcgatctgatttggtggaacatgtttcaacgattcctgggttcgaaaccgacgaagacgacgaagaatgatagttttttattttgataattattttgtatgtttattttaataattatgttgtatgtttatgtagtttgtggagggttcaaatgagaagaattttttgtaagaagaaaaaagaaaaagtttaaccaataagaatcctttattttacttcatttaatatttgcatttaattttaatataagggtatattggtaaacttacataaatcattaatttatatTCTTCCcttttaataactaactaaattaaatttgtaactcattttcaaaatatatatacttttttcaaattaaaaaaacaaattaatttaaagtgtagaataaattactagttgtgtaggataaattacgagttgtgtaggatataattcgaggtgtgtaggataaatttacactgtgtaggataaaattctataatgtgtagggtatatgtaggaaaattttgatatgtgtaggttttgtagattatatgtaggataattaatgattagttgactaattaattcaagagagaaaaattaatgatatgagttataaataaaatagtattttactaatatgtcatttcttctttttcttctgacattaaattttcttctcaaatgaaccttgcCCTATGTAGCtgatgtggcttggccacgccaGCCAAGTCACGCCCACCATACCCCCTTCAAAATGGGTTGAAGACTTAAGTTTTGAATTTCCACGTATCAACCAATGCcctaacccaagccccaccatacctcATAATCTGAGATGGAACCCCCTCTTTTCATATTTTCACCAATAGTGCCCCTACATTTAATAACTCACACACATCACCTTGTGAATGCTCATTGCTGAGATGGAGGAAAATCACATCCCATATGTAGCCTTAATGCCTTATTGCAAACCCGACTTGGGAAGAATATACATCCAGAAGTTAAGTTAggatataaaaaaaacaaagacaCATATGGCCCCCCTCAAGTTCATTTGTTTGGACTTTGAACACTAGAATCTAAAATTTACACTTCCGGCTTCAAGTTTGCTAACTTATgacatttattttaattttcataaTAACAAATATGTCTACAAATCATAAATGAAATTTCatcattatttttataaaaagcaAATGCTCCCAATACACTACACAAAAATTTTAGATGTTACAACACATGATAATCCAGACAAAAATTGATGAAAAGAAACAACACACATAGCAAAACCTACTTTTGATTAAAAACACGAACCACTAAATTCAAACCCCAATGTGAATCAACTAGACATAAAATCTATAAAGTATAAATCTAAGCTGACAACCATGAGATATAATTATAACACTATAGTACGTCATAACCATGAGATAGACTAGATAGTCCTTTCGGTATGAAAATTAACTTATTTTAGAACTttcatgaaaaaagaaaaaaactaaataattgtttttttttacgAATTTTCGTATTTAATTTAAGCTTGTACTACAATTTCAGATTGTACACTTGTACTTTTCGTCCAACAACAAAAAATGATACGTCAAGCTATCTAAAAAGTTACATGATTTTTGTTGCTTAAAATTTAAAGTAAAGAAACAAACAAttttatcttaaaactattatatTAACATAAATACTAATTTAGGATGTGAGATGCCAAAACGAAAATTACTAAAAGGGTGCATCACATTATAACcatatgtattattatttttttatatatataaatttacataacctcTCACTCGATTGAAATGATTTTTCAACTAACTTCGTAATTATTATTATCTTTTATAGTGAAAACTTGTTGCAACAAAACTCATAGGACCCCAACCTTCCTAACCAATGACATCAAGTTGTTTCCTTGTTTATGCGTTGTATCCTATTTTTATTATTAGCCGCTTGCTAGTTGTCGTTGTAATGAAGTCGCCGTTCGAAAAAGGTGGTTTTCGAAGTGTTGAAAACAAATTGGTTACAAATGATTAGCTACACTAGGTTATGTGTTCGATTTTCATAAATATTTTTTTCTCGGATTTATTGGGTGTTCTCCTGAATTTGCGTATAAGCATTATAGCCTAGAGGAGATGAATACGATCAGATGATTCCGCTGATAACACAATGATACTCCAGTTGTCCGTCAATGAATAATGATCCtaatttaccgttaaaaaaaaaaagaaacgtgtaaccagaagaaaaaaaaaacgtgtGAAGTTATTAATTCCGAATCAGAATACTAGATACACTTAATTAATGTGTTATTTATGTAAATATTCtacaataaataaaaaaaatagtaatAAATTCTAAAATCACAAAAGAGGAAAAAAggttactcttttttttttttttttgagttaaatgttattttagtccttgtggtttaagTTATTTtcccagtttagtccaaatgtttcattttttgcCTGTGGGTCCAAAATGGATTCAGCGTTTCAattttagtctactgggttaacttcatccattttttctatttatgagaagggcaattcggtcattttatatgtaattttgtgaACTTGAAGGGAAATTCGAcgatataaaatgaccgaattgccttttCGTTAACATAAATAATTGATAAAGTTAACCCATTGTACTAAAATGGTAACGGTGAAACATTTTTGAATACAaagacgaaaaatgaaacatttgaactAAACTCTCAAAATAACACAAATCACATGAAATaaaatttaactctttttttttttaaataagattGGAAAAGAGGAATATTAATTTGAACTTATTTTTAGTTTGGCGCATTCTATTTTTAAATTTGATTGGAAAAGAGGAAATATTAATTTGAACTTATTTTTAGTTTGGCGCATTCTATAAAACAAGAAGAAACAAAAGCAAAGAAACAAAAGAGCAAAACAGCTTCGCCGGAAAAATAAATTCCGTCAGCCTTAACCATCACCTTTTCCGATGATACTCAACTTAACAACATATCTGATGATGACGTCATCGCTAATGGCTAACATGCACCTTCTAATAACCACCTTCGCCCTTGCAATAACCGGTTTTGAACCTGTGTATTCGAAAGTAACATCGGAACCGGTGTTTTCTGCGGTTGGTGACCCCGGAATGAAGCGAGATGGGCTGCGAGTGGCGTTCGAGGCTTGGAACTTTTGTAATGAAGTTGGAACCGAAGCGCCGTCGATGGGGAGTCCTCGAGCTGCCGATTGTTTCGACGTTGTTTCCACCGGTATGTTTTCTTGGTTTTTGTTCTATAAGTGTTCGTTTTTtcagaaatatatgtgttcacgaactgttcgtaaACACTTTCAACCATTTAAATCTCGTGCTTAAATTACATCTTTAATATTTGTTGTTGTTTTGTATTTAAATGTTTTTTCCCTGTATTTTTAATTATTAGATTATTTATAATAATCATTTATTAAGTAAACCGGTTCTTGAGAACGGTTCAACTGATAAGGCTGGTTGGATCGGTGAACCGGTAAAGAGTTCGGTTTTAAAATATTGAACGGAATATATAATACACTCATACTTATTTGTCGGaaatttgaagtatttaaataaaatatagaaACTAAAGACACTAAtcaactatcgaacacaaacgcaatggcggacccagaaattatttgttgggggtgcggatgaggtgttTGATCATATTTTCAAAGGGTGCGATcaggttttttgcctaaaatatacactaaatttttattttcaaggggtgcggccgcccaccctggCCAAAGGGTAGGTCCGCGCCACtgcacaaacgaacacgttaccaaaCATTCACGAATATAAATGAACGAAGGCGGCCTCTGtgcatgttcgttcatttatctAAACGAATGAAATTTCTTGGTTTTGTCTGTTTGTTTAACAAACGAACgaccgaacggttcacgaatgGTTCGCCAAACGTTTGGTTTATTTGCAGCTACTTGTTCCAACTTCTAATCATTGTCGAATTTGTTCGCAGGTAAAGACAATTACCACCTAAACCACAAAGTAACCGAACGCGACAACCATCTCAGCGTCGGCGATTCATTTCCGGGACTAAACCCGAAAGCGCTACACGATCCGGACCTCTACGCAGCCGAAAAAGAGATATATCTCGGCAACCTATGCCAAGTAGTCACCAACACAACCCCATGGCAATTTTGGATGATCATGCTTAAAAACGGCAACTACGACACCACCTCCGGCCTATGTCCGGAAAACGGTAAAAAATCCCAACCGTTCCCACCGGGACGGTTTCCCTGTTTCGGAGATGGGTGTATGAACCAACCAGTTTTGGACCATCAACCGACGGTTATTGATTATAATTCGAGTTCGGTTTCGGGTCCGGTTATGAAAGGTGGGTTTAATGGTACTTATGAGTTGAGTGGTGGTATTGATTCGTATTTTGAAGTGACGTGGCAGAAGAAGATTGGCGTTGGTGGTTGGGAGTTTAACCATAAACTAAAAACATCAAAGTTGTATCCTTGGTTGATGTTGTATTTGAGGGCTGATGCTACCAAAGGGTTTTCTGGTGGTTATCATTATGACACTAGAGGCATGCTTAAAACggtatgttttatttttttatatgtttcttgttttaaagtttttatttatttgttacttTTGGTTAAAACTTAAATGTTACAACTTTGGGTTAGGAAAAAAGATAATGTGATATTGATTTTAACAAGGTGTTTTAATGCGTAAAGTATTCTAAATCATTTAATCTAATATTAATCTAATATTGAGCAGATCTTGGCTAGGGCCGCCGTTTAGACAGTGTGACATTTGGTCACTCAAAAAGAAagtcaccgttcaaaaaaaattaatcTAATGTTACTAGTATTTTTTTCTCAAGAAAATTAGACGATAGTTGAATACTAAGTTCTTTATAGGTAATAAAGTCATTCAAAGTTGTTGAAGGTAAAATTCAACTTATCTttcaatattgttttttttataatttttttagacGATAATTGAATACTTACTATGTTCTTTATAGTTATTAGAGTAAACTttctttaaaaatagccattttcctccaatagtttgcaaTGGTTTTTCCATTTTGTTCCATGCgaggagcaaaatggaaaaacagacaatttggatggagttagtggtagggagcaaaatggaaaaaccatagcaaactattggaggaaaatggctatttttaaaggtttggagcaaaaccgttaaagtgaccaaaccacaaggagcaaAATAGAAGTTTACTCTAGTTATTAAAGccattttaagtttttaaaattcaaattatcTTTCATCATTGTTTCATTGTAGTAATCTTTATAGTTAATAAAGTCATTCTAAGTTTTTAAaattcaactttttcatcattgTTTCATTGtagtaattttttttacaaatgttaAAATTtagtgtttcaaataaaacaaatatTAAACTTTTATTACAATTTATTGATTGTAGTTTTCAAGTTTAATATGAAAGTAGAGGTGATTGTGAAAATAAAGTTCATTAAATGATATCTCGTTTTCATAATTATTCCATTAAGGTTATTCAATTTTAAAAGTTACAAAAAAAATTTTACAACAATGTAACAATGTCAAAACTTAGAtggtttttattattaaaaatatatGAGTTAGTTtacttagaaaaatctttaaacTTGTTTACTATTATATAGTTTTATTCCGATGAAAAAAATTGGTCCAAAACTTGTTTCCGTAAACTCAAGCGCTTTAAAATTATCATTTTCATACTGAACCTCTTTTGACACGTTACCCAACCTTTGTGATCCCGCTTGCCCCATTCTTACCTCTAATCCAATAGTTAATGGGGACATTGCCATCAACCATATGGGTCCATCTATGATCAAATCTAACATAAGTTGTAGCACATTTGCCCTTTTAACTTATGAGAGATTATGTGGTGTTGGTGGTTAGTGGGTCACTCACCAAATAATTGAAGAACGTGTTCTTTACACTTTTCATCCCATTAATAAGTGAGCATAACATGCATAGGGTCAGGACTCAGCACCATTGCCCCCACATCCCTACTATGAACAGGTGGACATGTAACCTTTTAAACAATCTGCACTTTGTTTCAAATGATACGAGTTAGTGAAATGGAGTTATTGTACTCGCGAGGAGTCATGCTTCTAAAGTTTGTGTTTCCCGAACGTTGTTATCCAGCCTTTCAGACCCAAATTCCATCGTCTAGAATTTTACGCTTTTTGTAGCTATTTGATAAATCATAAATGACATGAACTCACATTTTCGACTTTGTTAATGAAGTGCTAGATATAACGCATTCCGCTTTGATACAACAAGAAGCAATTTTTCATGAAATAAATGGTTTGAAGTTTGTTTGTTACCAACTAGCTAGAAAGCTTGTCTTGTATTTGAATTTAATGTTTTGTcgttttttactattttttttattttgtttttcttttcaaTTCTTAGATATATCACCTTTTTTTAGTCAATGATCTCTGGACAAGTGTTGGAagacttgcatttctcttgagagatgtaGGGTCGACTCCCACTtagtgcagagtgaggcactgatggacaatgataggagacccatgGAAACCTgagttggatccttgagccaaacaggttttactggtaatttcaccgtcgtgcctacatgcgggtgggttactgggttttccccggaattggtggtggactcgggttactctcggagtactccgtttgtcctgtgggtgccccgagagtgcttgAGATTTattctgttggccgttcaaaaaaaccATATATCACCTTTTAATaacaatatttttttaattttctaggatAAATACATCACAACCGCCCAAAGCAAATTTTTTCAAGTTTGCTTATTAATTTTGCGATACACAATGCTTATGTTTCTATACAGCAATAAGCAATTTTCCAAGTGTTTGATCATATATTAGTACATAATTAACAGTTTATGTGTTATTTGTTAGTGAAATAAACAATTTATGTAACATGTGATGTAAACATTAAACAGCTTCCAGAATCACCAAATTTCAAAGTAAAATTACGCCTAGATGTCAAAAAGGGGGGTGGATCCAAGAGTCAATTCTACCTTATTGACATGGGCAGTTGTTGGAAAAACAATGGTCAACCTTGTGACGGCGACGTGTTGACCGACATTACCCGATACAGCGAGATGATCATCAATCCCGAGGTTGCAGCATGGTGTGCCCCGTCAGCCCTCTCAAACTGCCCGCCGTACCATATTACCCCCAACAACACAAAGATTTACAGAAATGACACTGCGAGGTTCCCATATGGGGCGTACCACTATTACTGTGGTCCAGGGAATGCGGCCCACTTGGAGAAGCCGTACAGCACATGTGACCCGTATAGCAACCCGCAGGCCCAAGAACTTGTGCAGTTGTTGCCTCACCCCATATGGGCCGAATACGGGTTTCCCACAAAGCAAGGAGATGGGTGGGTCGGGGATGCCCGGACTTGGGAGCTTGATGTTGGCGGGCTGTCTAGTAGACTTTACTTCTATCAGGTATGTTTTATTGCTAGCATTTATCGGGTCAGAACAGGTTCAGGTTAAAACGGATGACTTTTGGCATCAAGGGTTAGGTTGGCACAAAACAATTAGCGTGTCAGATATGGTTACAAAATTTATTATTATAGTAATAACTTGCTTTTTTTGAATAAAATGGTTTATGAGACACCAGGTGATGTCACCACACGGCCCATGTGACATGACAAAAATGGTCATAGGAGACATATAACCATTAGTGATCATATTAGTCATTTTTGTGTCATTAAAACACATCACACGGGTTGTATGATTTGACGAGCACCGCCTTATACTAGCCTCATATGGCCATTTTTTGCCGGTTATTCGGCCTATATGACATCTAGGGAATGTAAAtaagcccagaggctcgagagctactcgtgatcagctcggttaaaagctcgaacgagccgagccttaacgagctCGAGCCTAAAATAGAACTCCtttagttatcgagcccgagctcgagcctgaaatacaaagctcatttaggctcgcgagcctaaacgagcccaaacaaaattttagttttttttatatataatataatgataatgatgataacattggtgaGCCAAGCTTTGGCTCGCTTAAGCGATGTTGaagcgagctcgagccgagcttttagctcgtttgaggttgttcccgaaatagctcgagccgagttgagccgagctcgagctttgggttttactcgcgagccgagctcgaactCAAAGAAGTAGGCTCAAACCGAGCcaagcccgagctcgagcttcataaaaacataacgagccgagctcgagcctagtcggGCTCGGCCAGGCTCGTTTACATCCCTAATGACATCATACGACACGTATGACACGTCAGTGGTGTCTGAATAGTGTGTTAGTGATGTTATAATAGAGGCATATGAGGTTTTATACACTAAAAATCAGTTTAGGGTATTTTTTTATCCGTTTAACACATTTTCTTTTTACGTGTCTAGATCGACCCATCTTtaaataaatggattgaaattgtcacatctgattttgtgaattatAATAAAAACAGGATCCAGG encodes the following:
- the LOC110909960 gene encoding uncharacterized protein LOC110909960, translated to MILNLTTYLMMTSSLMANMHLLITTFALAITGFEPVYSKVTSEPVFSAVGDPGMKRDGLRVAFEAWNFCNEVGTEAPSMGSPRAADCFDVVSTGKDNYHLNHKVTERDNHLSVGDSFPGLNPKALHDPDLYAAEKEIYLGNLCQVVTNTTPWQFWMIMLKNGNYDTTSGLCPENGKKSQPFPPGRFPCFGDGCMNQPVLDHQPTVIDYNSSSVSGPVMKGGFNGTYELSGGIDSYFEVTWQKKIGVGGWEFNHKLKTSKLYPWLMLYLRADATKGFSGGYHYDTRGMLKTLPESPNFKVKLRLDVKKGGGSKSQFYLIDMGSCWKNNGQPCDGDVLTDITRYSEMIINPEVAAWCAPSALSNCPPYHITPNNTKIYRNDTARFPYGAYHYYCGPGNAAHLEKPYSTCDPYSNPQAQELVQLLPHPIWAEYGFPTKQGDGWVGDARTWELDVGGLSSRLYFYQDPGTKAAKRIWTSLDVGTEIFVSDRDEEAEWTLSDFDVIITSKP